In a single window of the Thermus amyloliquefaciens genome:
- a CDS encoding 2-oxo acid dehydrogenase subunit E2, with product MELKLPELGDNVSAATVVGVLVKEGDRVAPGQPVLELETDKAVMEVPAEAGGVVRRVLVKVGDEVRPGQPFLELEAGEEAPKPQEAPAPPKGAQVEPAQEAPGPSLAPAGEEGRLIPAAPSVRRLARELGVDIRQVRGTGLAGRITAEDVRRAAGLGAPAELPPTALPSAQAPGYPAPRLPDFSRWGPVRTEPMSGVRKATLRSMAQAWAQVPMVTHFDEADITELEALRKRYAKRAEERGFRLTLTAFLLKALALTLKAFPKFNASIDPEQAEVVYKDYVHIGVAVDTPFGLLVPVIRNVDQKGVLRLAKELQEISERARERKLSPEEMQGGTFSLSNLGGIGGTGFTPIVNWPEVAILGVSRSQMKPLWDAEKEAFVPRLVMPFSLTYDHRLIDGAEAARFCRHLAALLEDPLGLALE from the coding sequence ATGGAGCTGAAACTTCCCGAACTGGGCGACAACGTCAGCGCGGCCACGGTGGTGGGGGTACTGGTGAAGGAGGGGGACCGGGTGGCCCCGGGCCAGCCGGTGCTGGAACTGGAGACCGACAAGGCGGTGATGGAGGTGCCCGCGGAGGCGGGCGGGGTGGTGCGGCGGGTTTTGGTGAAGGTGGGGGACGAGGTGCGCCCGGGGCAGCCCTTCCTGGAGCTGGAGGCCGGGGAGGAGGCCCCTAAGCCCCAGGAGGCGCCTGCCCCCCCTAAGGGGGCCCAGGTGGAGCCTGCCCAAGAGGCCCCTGGCCCTTCCCTGGCCCCGGCAGGGGAGGAAGGCCGGCTCATCCCCGCTGCCCCCAGCGTGCGCCGCCTGGCCCGGGAGCTGGGGGTGGACATCCGCCAGGTGCGGGGCACGGGCCTGGCGGGGCGGATCACCGCGGAGGACGTGCGGCGGGCGGCGGGGCTTGGCGCCCCTGCGGAGCTTCCGCCCACGGCCCTCCCCTCGGCCCAGGCCCCGGGGTACCCGGCCCCCAGGCTTCCCGATTTCAGCCGCTGGGGCCCGGTGCGCACCGAGCCCATGAGCGGGGTGCGCAAGGCCACCCTGCGCTCCATGGCCCAGGCCTGGGCCCAGGTGCCCATGGTCACCCATTTTGACGAGGCGGACATCACCGAGCTGGAGGCCCTGAGGAAGCGCTACGCCAAGCGGGCGGAGGAGCGGGGCTTCAGGCTCACCCTCACCGCCTTCCTTCTCAAGGCCCTGGCCCTGACCCTGAAGGCCTTCCCCAAGTTCAACGCCTCCATTGACCCGGAGCAAGCCGAGGTCGTCTACAAGGACTACGTGCACATCGGGGTGGCGGTGGACACCCCCTTTGGCCTCCTGGTACCGGTGATCCGGAATGTGGACCAAAAGGGGGTTCTCCGCCTGGCCAAGGAGCTTCAGGAGATCTCCGAAAGGGCCAGGGAAAGGAAGCTTTCCCCCGAGGAGATGCAAGGGGGCACCTTCAGCCTCTCCAACCTGGGGGGGATCGGGGGCACCGGCTTCACCCCCATCGTGAACTGGCCGGAGGTGGCCATCCTGGGGGTGTCCCGCTCCCAGATGAAACCCCTTTGGGACGCGGAGAAGGAGGCCTTCGTGCCCAGGCTGGTGATGCCCTTCAGCCTCACCTACGACCACCGCCTCATCGACGGGGCCGAGGCCGCCCGCTTCTGCCGCCATCTGGCGGCGCTTTTGGAGGACCCCCTGGGCCTGGCCTTGGAGTGA
- the hemC gene encoding hydroxymethylbilane synthase, which translates to MRVIVVGTRGSALALAQTRWVVERLKESWPEAEFKVKTVKTRGDQGASPLEQAIFVKELQEALLSREIDIAVHSLKDLPTEEPPGLKIAAIPRRQDPRDAFLGKVYKRLEDLPQGAVVGTSSVRRKAQLLAHRPDLLLKDLRGNVDTRLAALGNGEYDGIILAAAGLIRLDLRNRIDQFLEPEVMLPAPGQGALALEVRVGDDLAEELAYALHHHPSADRVRAERAFLKGLGAGCLAPVGALAQVGEDGTLLLEGMVLTPDGKSFIRAEIEGDASEAEELGLELAQDVLEQGGREILAQTRQAG; encoded by the coding sequence ATGCGCGTCATCGTGGTGGGAACCCGGGGTAGCGCTCTGGCCCTGGCCCAGACCCGGTGGGTGGTGGAGCGTTTGAAGGAGAGCTGGCCTGAGGCGGAGTTCAAGGTCAAGACGGTGAAAACCCGGGGGGACCAGGGAGCGAGCCCTCTGGAGCAGGCCATCTTCGTCAAGGAGCTTCAGGAGGCGCTTCTTTCCCGGGAGATTGACATCGCCGTGCACTCCCTGAAGGACCTCCCCACGGAGGAACCCCCGGGGCTTAAGATCGCCGCCATACCCCGCAGGCAGGACCCCCGGGATGCCTTTTTGGGCAAGGTGTACAAGCGCCTCGAGGACCTCCCCCAGGGCGCGGTGGTGGGTACGAGCTCCGTAAGGCGCAAGGCCCAGCTTTTGGCCCACCGGCCGGACCTTTTGCTGAAGGACCTCCGGGGCAACGTGGACACCCGCCTGGCCGCCTTGGGGAACGGGGAGTACGACGGGATCATCCTGGCGGCGGCGGGGCTCATCCGGTTGGACCTTAGGAACCGCATTGACCAGTTCCTCGAGCCCGAGGTGATGCTCCCCGCCCCTGGCCAAGGGGCCTTGGCCCTGGAGGTGCGGGTGGGGGACGACTTGGCGGAGGAGCTGGCCTACGCCCTCCACCACCACCCTTCCGCGGACCGGGTGCGGGCGGAGCGGGCCTTTTTGAAGGGGCTTGGGGCTGGGTGCCTGGCCCCCGTGGGGGCCCTGGCCCAGGTGGGGGAGGACGGGACCCTTCTTCTGGAGGGGATGGTCCTCACCCCCGATGGCAAGAGCTTTATCCGGGCGGAGATCGAGGGCGACGCCTCCGAGGCCGAGGAGCTGGGCCTGGAGCTGGCCCAGGACGTGCTGGAGCAGGGGGGACGGGAGATCCTTGCCCAAACCCGACAGGCCGGGTAG
- the perR gene encoding manganese-dependent transcriptional regulator PerR, producing MALKRLTRQRKAVLEVVRKAHNHPDAAWIYQEVRKVVPKVSLGTIYRTLDALVAEGHLIPITKAGEATRYDANLHPHLHLVCEACGEIVDLEVALPDLVALAREAHPGVEVRTAEVTYRGLCPTCKAAPRG from the coding sequence ATGGCGCTTAAGCGCTTGACCCGCCAACGCAAGGCTGTCTTGGAGGTGGTGAGGAAGGCCCACAACCACCCCGATGCCGCCTGGATCTACCAGGAGGTGCGCAAGGTGGTGCCCAAGGTGAGCCTGGGGACCATCTACCGCACCCTGGACGCCCTGGTGGCGGAGGGCCATCTCATCCCCATCACCAAGGCAGGGGAGGCCACCCGTTACGACGCCAACCTCCACCCCCACCTGCACCTGGTGTGCGAGGCCTGCGGGGAGATCGTGGACCTGGAGGTGGCCCTGCCGGACCTGGTGGCCCTGGCCCGGGAGGCCCACCCCGGGGTGGAGGTGCGCACCGCCGAGGTGACCTATAGGGGCCTCTGCCCCACCTGCAAGGCGGCCCCCAGGGGTTAG
- a CDS encoding bifunctional folylpolyglutamate synthase/dihydrofolate synthase — MDALAWLYARQGAVVLGLERIRALLERLGNPQEAYPVALVGGTNGKGTTARALAAILEEAGLRVGLYTSPHLVEFRERVAVQGEAIPKEGLSALLQEIRPLAEDLGASFFEVATALALLHFAREGVGFAVLEVGLGGRLDATNATEPVLSIVTNVGRDHLELLGPTLRDVAREKAGIFRKGVPALTAARGEGLVELREKAQALGAPLWVLGEAFFLLGVEAQGEGLAFRLGLRGEERTFRTRLLGPHQAENLALAAVAGRLLGAGWEAVERALARVENPGRLERLPWPGGKVLLLDGAHNPEGAWALREALRFHGLLPAALVLAFSREKEHAAMAEALRGLGPVVLTRYHSPRSADPKALLPLFPGAMVVEEPLRALETAFTLAERAVVAGSLYLVGEVKRALLGLPPEERWQ, encoded by the coding sequence ATGGACGCCCTAGCCTGGCTTTACGCCCGCCAGGGCGCGGTGGTCCTGGGCCTGGAGCGGATCCGGGCCCTTTTGGAGCGTCTAGGGAACCCGCAAGAGGCCTACCCCGTGGCCCTGGTGGGGGGGACCAACGGCAAGGGCACCACCGCCCGGGCCCTGGCGGCCATTTTGGAGGAGGCGGGCCTGAGGGTGGGCCTCTACACCAGCCCCCACCTGGTGGAGTTCCGGGAGCGCGTGGCCGTCCAGGGCGAGGCCATCCCCAAGGAGGGGCTTTCAGCCCTTTTGCAGGAGATCCGCCCCTTGGCGGAGGACCTGGGGGCCAGTTTCTTTGAGGTGGCCACCGCCTTAGCCCTCCTCCACTTCGCCCGGGAAGGGGTGGGGTTCGCCGTCTTAGAGGTGGGCCTGGGGGGGCGCCTGGACGCCACCAACGCCACGGAGCCCGTCCTCTCCATCGTTACCAACGTGGGCCGCGACCACCTGGAGCTTCTGGGCCCCACCCTAAGGGACGTGGCCCGGGAGAAGGCGGGGATCTTCCGCAAGGGGGTGCCGGCCCTCACCGCCGCCAGGGGGGAGGGGCTTGTGGAGCTTCGGGAGAAGGCCCAGGCCCTGGGCGCCCCCCTTTGGGTTTTGGGGGAGGCCTTTTTCCTTCTCGGGGTGGAGGCCCAGGGGGAGGGCTTGGCCTTCCGCCTGGGGCTTAGGGGCGAGGAGCGCACCTTCCGCACCCGCCTCCTGGGCCCCCACCAGGCGGAGAACCTGGCCTTGGCGGCGGTGGCGGGAAGGCTTTTGGGGGCGGGTTGGGAGGCGGTGGAAAGGGCCTTGGCCCGGGTGGAAAACCCAGGCCGGCTGGAGCGCCTTCCCTGGCCTGGGGGGAAGGTGCTCCTCCTGGACGGGGCCCACAACCCGGAAGGGGCCTGGGCCCTGCGGGAGGCCCTCCGCTTCCACGGGCTTTTGCCCGCGGCCTTGGTCCTCGCCTTCAGCCGGGAGAAGGAGCATGCGGCCATGGCGGAGGCCCTTAGGGGCCTCGGTCCCGTGGTCCTCACCCGTTACCACTCCCCCAGGAGCGCAGACCCCAAGGCCCTCCTCCCCCTCTTCCCTGGGGCCATGGTGGTGGAGGAGCCCCTTAGGGCCCTGGAAACCGCCTTCACCTTGGCGGAGCGGGCGGTGGTGGCGGGAAGCCTGTACCTGGTGGGGGAGGTGAAGCGGGCCCTTTTGGGGCTTCCCCCGGAGGAGAGGTGGCAGTGA
- a CDS encoding aminotransferase class I/II-fold pyridoxal phosphate-dependent enzyme, whose amino-acid sequence MSRVPEASVFLVVDEAKRKAREKGIPLLDLSIGSTDLLPPPEPLQALKEALADPSTYGYCLKSCTLPFLEEASRWYEGRYGVRLDPRREALALIGSQEGLAHLLLALTEPGDLLLLPEVAYPSYFGAAQVASLKTHLIPLREDGLADLSRVPEGVWKEAKVLLLNYPNNPTGAVADWGYFEEALGLAQRHGLWLVHDNPYVDQVYQGEAPSPLALPGGRERVVELFSLSKSYNLAGFRLGFALGNEEAIARLERVKGVIDFNQYAGILRMGVAALKTPREVTRGFAQVYRERALGMAEALEGALDLLPPKATMYLWGRLPQGVDDLEFALRLVERGVAVAPGRGFGPGGKGFVRIALVRPLEELKEAARLLKEALD is encoded by the coding sequence ATGAGTAGGGTGCCGGAGGCCTCGGTCTTCCTGGTGGTGGACGAGGCCAAGAGGAAGGCCCGGGAGAAGGGGATCCCCCTCTTGGACCTCTCCATCGGCTCCACCGACCTCCTGCCCCCGCCTGAGCCCCTCCAGGCCCTCAAAGAGGCCCTTGCCGACCCCAGCACCTACGGCTACTGCCTGAAAAGCTGCACCCTGCCCTTCCTGGAGGAGGCCTCCCGCTGGTACGAGGGGCGCTACGGGGTACGCCTGGACCCCAGGCGGGAGGCCTTAGCCCTCATCGGCAGCCAGGAGGGGCTGGCCCACCTCCTTTTGGCCCTCACCGAGCCAGGGGACCTCCTTCTCCTCCCCGAGGTGGCCTACCCCAGCTACTTCGGGGCCGCCCAGGTGGCCTCCTTGAAGACCCACCTCATCCCCTTGCGGGAGGACGGCCTGGCGGATCTCTCCCGGGTTCCGGAAGGGGTCTGGAAAGAGGCCAAGGTCCTCCTCCTCAACTACCCCAACAACCCCACGGGGGCGGTGGCGGACTGGGGCTACTTTGAAGAGGCCCTGGGCTTGGCCCAGAGGCACGGCCTATGGCTGGTCCACGACAACCCCTACGTGGACCAGGTCTACCAGGGCGAGGCCCCCTCCCCCTTGGCCCTGCCCGGGGGGAGGGAGCGGGTGGTGGAGCTTTTCAGCCTTTCCAAAAGCTACAACCTGGCGGGCTTCCGCCTGGGCTTTGCCCTGGGGAACGAGGAGGCCATCGCCCGGCTGGAAAGGGTGAAGGGGGTCATCGATTTCAACCAGTACGCGGGCATCCTGCGCATGGGGGTGGCGGCCCTCAAGACCCCGAGGGAGGTCACCCGGGGCTTCGCCCAGGTCTACCGGGAACGGGCCTTGGGCATGGCGGAAGCCCTCGAGGGGGCCCTGGACCTTCTTCCCCCCAAGGCCACCATGTACCTTTGGGGAAGGCTGCCCCAAGGCGTGGACGACCTGGAGTTCGCCCTAAGGCTGGTGGAGCGGGGCGTGGCCGTGGCCCCGGGGCGGGGGTTTGGGCCGGGGGGGAAGGGCTTTGTGCGCATCGCCCTGGTGCGGCCTTTGGAGGAGCTGAAGGAGGCCGCCCGCCTCCTGAAGGAGGCCCTGGACTAA
- a CDS encoding MogA/MoaB family molybdenum cofactor biosynthesis protein: MFRVGILTVSDKGFRGEREDTTHLALREALKGGPFEVVAYEIVPDEPPLIKKVIRLWADREGLDLILTNGGTGLAPRDKTPEATRELLDKEVPGLSELMRLRGLEKTPMAALSRGLAGVRGKSLILNLPGSPKGARESLEAVLPVLPHALSLITGKAWREGHHE; the protein is encoded by the coding sequence ATGTTCCGCGTGGGCATCCTGACCGTATCCGATAAGGGCTTCCGCGGGGAGCGGGAGGACACCACCCACCTGGCCCTCCGGGAAGCCCTAAAGGGAGGGCCCTTTGAGGTGGTGGCCTACGAGATCGTCCCCGACGAACCCCCCCTGATCAAGAAGGTCATCCGGCTTTGGGCCGATCGGGAGGGCCTGGACCTCATCCTCACCAACGGGGGCACGGGCCTAGCCCCCCGGGACAAGACCCCCGAGGCCACCCGGGAGCTCCTGGACAAGGAGGTGCCGGGCCTCTCCGAGCTCATGCGCCTTAGGGGCCTGGAAAAGACCCCCATGGCCGCCCTTTCCCGGGGCCTGGCAGGGGTAAGGGGGAAAAGCCTCATCCTGAACCTGCCGGGAAGCCCCAAGGGGGCCCGGGAGTCCCTGGAGGCGGTGCTCCCCGTCTTGCCCCATGCCCTCAGCCTCATCACCGGCAAGGCCTGGCGGGAGGGGCACCATGAGTAG
- a CDS encoding M28 family peptidase: MLGIVERVKAVLRLLELPHRGSATALEAQAFQRLKGFLEDQGIAFQEIPFRGVRSYGPELLAISLLLGLAPVSPVFPLLGALGFFLYFNGHRPWGFLLDRHPSQDLLAWKGHGEKALVLMAHVDTAKTFFLYHPRRVRHFRANFLLNALLALLAPLLALTPLKWPVGLYFLTQAALLLHRELKAPYVEGGNDNGSGVAVATALFLETEPPEGWRLGLALTGCEEVGALGAKALLPHLPPGALVLNLDNVGRGELFYAEGEGMLLYFPYRGALLEAARRTPGARPLRYRLAYFDTLPLAQRDLPCLTLIRLQEGVPPDWHWPTDTFARLEEAALQHTLDHARSLLQRVFQGVSS; the protein is encoded by the coding sequence ATGCTTGGGATCGTGGAAAGGGTGAAAGCCGTGCTCCGGCTCCTCGAGCTTCCCCACCGGGGAAGCGCCACGGCCCTCGAGGCCCAGGCCTTCCAGCGCCTGAAGGGCTTCCTGGAAGACCAGGGGATAGCTTTCCAGGAAATCCCCTTCCGGGGCGTGCGGAGCTACGGCCCGGAGCTTCTCGCCATAAGCCTCCTCCTGGGGCTCGCCCCGGTTTCCCCCGTGTTCCCCCTCCTGGGGGCCCTGGGCTTTTTCCTCTACTTCAACGGCCATAGGCCCTGGGGCTTCCTCCTGGACCGCCACCCCTCCCAGGACCTCCTGGCCTGGAAGGGCCACGGGGAAAAGGCTTTGGTCCTCATGGCCCACGTGGACACCGCCAAGACCTTCTTCCTCTACCACCCGCGGAGGGTGCGCCACTTCCGGGCCAACTTCCTCCTGAACGCCCTCCTGGCCCTCCTGGCGCCCCTTCTTGCCCTTACCCCCTTGAAGTGGCCCGTGGGACTCTACTTTCTGACCCAAGCCGCCCTCCTCCTCCACCGGGAGCTTAAAGCCCCCTACGTGGAAGGGGGAAACGACAACGGGAGCGGGGTGGCGGTGGCCACCGCCCTCTTCCTGGAGACGGAGCCTCCCGAGGGGTGGCGGCTGGGCCTGGCCCTCACGGGGTGCGAGGAGGTGGGGGCCCTGGGGGCCAAGGCCCTCCTCCCCCACCTGCCCCCGGGCGCCTTGGTCCTGAACCTGGATAACGTGGGCCGGGGGGAGCTCTTCTATGCCGAGGGGGAGGGGATGCTCCTCTACTTCCCCTACCGGGGGGCTCTCCTCGAGGCCGCCCGCAGGACCCCTGGGGCTAGGCCCCTCCGCTACCGCCTGGCCTACTTTGACACCCTGCCCCTGGCGCAGAGGGACCTCCCCTGCCTTACCCTCATCCGCCTGCAGGAAGGGGTGCCCCCGGACTGGCACTGGCCCACGGACACCTTCGCCCGCCTGGAGGAGGCCGCCTTGCAACACACCCTGGACCACGCCCGCTCCCTTTTGCAAAGGGTCTTCCAGGGGGTAAGCTCTTGA
- a CDS encoding GNAT family N-acetyltransferase, which translates to MWTFPERLLGRYVALEPLSLAHLPDFLAGFDPEVFRFLRRAPKEPEEAALREHLEALLREPGRVNWALRPTPALRAPSSGLTLVGRISVIAPDPQNRQLEIGTMIFKPFWGTPANKEAKYLLLRHAFEVLGAERVQFKVDRRNERSQRALESLGAVREGVLRRNRLLSDGTFRDDVVYSLLREEWPGVKDRLEARLYGGPGGG; encoded by the coding sequence ATGTGGACCTTCCCCGAGCGCCTTCTGGGGCGTTACGTGGCCTTGGAGCCCCTTTCCTTGGCCCATCTGCCCGATTTCTTGGCTGGGTTTGACCCCGAGGTCTTCCGCTTCCTCCGCCGGGCGCCCAAGGAGCCGGAGGAAGCGGCGTTGCGGGAGCACCTCGAGGCCCTCCTCCGGGAACCCGGCCGGGTGAACTGGGCCCTCCGCCCCACCCCTGCCCTCCGGGCCCCCTCTTCTGGGCTTACCCTGGTGGGGCGCATCTCCGTGATCGCCCCCGACCCCCAAAACCGCCAGCTGGAGATCGGCACCATGATCTTCAAGCCCTTCTGGGGCACCCCGGCCAACAAGGAGGCCAAGTACCTCCTCCTCCGCCACGCCTTTGAGGTCCTTGGGGCGGAGCGGGTGCAGTTCAAGGTGGACCGGAGGAACGAGCGGAGCCAGCGGGCTTTGGAGTCCTTGGGGGCGGTGCGGGAAGGGGTTTTGCGGCGAAACCGCCTCCTTTCGGATGGCACCTTCCGCGACGACGTGGTCTACAGCCTCCTGCGGGAGGAGTGGCCCGGGGTGAAGGATAGGCTGGAGGCACGCCTCTATGGGGGTCCGGGAGGCGGTTAG
- a CDS encoding SLC13 family permease, producing MGVREAVSALVLLLTYLGLALGGLPGYRMNRAGVALVGASFLLLLGVLDLKEAWAALDAKTLTFLFGVMVLNAHLGYAGFFGLAAERLLALARTPLALLLFLTLGSGLLSALFLNDTMALLLTPLVLSVARGLGLNPVPYLLALMGAVNTGSLMTPTGNPQNIVVASLSGLSYLGFVQALWLPALLGLLLQVLLLALLYPEVRSLRPLPPLPPLRYRLHRPLLRKGLLVALGLFLALLLGYPMAQGALVAAGLLLFTRRLRSERYFLRVDWELLVMFGGLFIVTEGVRRLDLVEALVPLATTPLGLLLTATLLSLLISNVPAVLLLAPFVQEPKDWLLLAGGSTLAGNLTLLASVANLIVAEGAGREGVRVGFLEHLRFGLPLTLLSLGLLYALL from the coding sequence ATGGGGGTCCGGGAGGCGGTTAGCGCCCTTGTGCTCCTCCTCACCTACCTGGGCCTGGCCCTGGGGGGGCTTCCCGGTTACCGCATGAACCGGGCGGGGGTGGCCCTGGTAGGGGCGAGCTTTTTGCTCCTCCTAGGGGTGCTGGACCTGAAGGAGGCCTGGGCCGCCCTGGACGCCAAGACCCTCACCTTCCTCTTCGGGGTCATGGTCTTGAACGCCCACCTGGGGTACGCGGGTTTCTTCGGCCTGGCGGCGGAGCGGTTGCTGGCCCTGGCCAGGACCCCCTTGGCCCTCCTCCTCTTCCTCACCCTCGGAAGCGGCCTCCTCTCGGCCCTCTTCCTCAACGACACCATGGCCCTCCTCCTCACCCCCCTGGTGCTTTCCGTGGCCCGGGGCCTGGGGCTTAACCCCGTGCCCTACCTCCTGGCCCTCATGGGGGCGGTGAACACGGGAAGCCTCATGACCCCCACGGGGAACCCCCAGAACATCGTGGTGGCGAGCCTCTCGGGCCTTTCTTACCTAGGCTTCGTGCAGGCCCTCTGGCTGCCTGCCCTCTTGGGCCTACTCCTCCAGGTCCTCCTCCTGGCCCTCCTCTACCCCGAGGTGCGTTCCCTCAGGCCCCTTCCTCCCCTGCCCCCCTTGCGCTATCGGCTTCACCGGCCCCTTTTGCGGAAGGGGCTTCTCGTGGCCCTTGGCCTCTTCCTGGCCCTCCTCCTGGGCTACCCCATGGCCCAGGGGGCCCTGGTGGCGGCGGGGCTTCTCCTCTTCACCCGCCGCCTCCGCTCCGAGCGGTACTTCCTCAGGGTGGACTGGGAGCTTTTGGTGATGTTCGGGGGGCTTTTCATCGTCACTGAGGGGGTGAGGCGGCTGGACCTGGTGGAGGCCTTGGTTCCCTTGGCGACTACGCCCTTAGGGCTCCTTTTGACCGCCACCCTCCTCTCCCTTCTCATCTCCAACGTGCCCGCGGTCTTGCTCCTGGCCCCCTTTGTGCAGGAGCCCAAGGACTGGCTCCTCCTGGCCGGGGGCAGCACCCTGGCGGGGAACCTCACCCTCCTCGCCAGCGTGGCCAACCTCATCGTGGCGGAAGGGGCGGGGAGGGAGGGGGTGAGGGTGGGTTTTCTGGAGCACCTCCGTTTCGGTCTGCCCCTGACCCTCCTGAGCCTGGGCCTGCTTTACGCCCTACTTTAG
- the thiI gene encoding tRNA uracil 4-sulfurtransferase ThiI, with product METLVLVNLFHELALKGGNRPLFLKRAKAHVKRALKGTGARLEAEWPMALLLGLPEEAWPEAKERLQDTLGVEGFARVVRTPPDLQALQAALEEALAAERFQSFRITAKRSDKTFPLTSPEIERLLGAFVKEKTGARVQLKGAERELVVRILPKAALLEVERHPGPGGLPPGVSGKVVALLSGGIDSPVAAYRLMRRGAEVVLVHFHPFPLLTGQSREKAKAIAERLARFQHQLTLHLVPFSEVQRQIILEAPKAYRVVLYRRYMLRIAEAIAKEEGALALCTGDSLGQVASQTLENLHAVNQAATLPVFRPLIGLDKVEIKAEAERIGTYPISILPDEECCTLFAPKHPVTRAQLSVVLEAEGRLQTPELIALALRGREVVRYTWPGRKPLPRAQEEAPIMGHGPLDG from the coding sequence ATGGAGACCCTGGTTCTGGTCAACCTTTTCCACGAGCTGGCCCTGAAGGGGGGCAACCGCCCCCTCTTCCTGAAGCGGGCCAAGGCCCACGTGAAGCGGGCCCTGAAGGGCACGGGGGCCAGGCTGGAGGCGGAGTGGCCCATGGCCCTCCTCCTAGGCCTGCCCGAGGAGGCCTGGCCCGAGGCGAAGGAGCGCCTGCAGGACACCTTAGGGGTGGAAGGCTTCGCCCGGGTTGTGCGCACACCTCCGGACCTCCAGGCCCTCCAGGCGGCCCTGGAGGAAGCCCTTGCCGCGGAACGCTTCCAAAGCTTCCGCATCACCGCCAAGCGCTCCGACAAAACCTTCCCCCTCACCTCCCCGGAGATAGAGCGCCTCCTGGGCGCCTTCGTGAAGGAGAAGACGGGGGCCAGGGTACAGCTCAAGGGAGCGGAACGGGAGTTAGTGGTGCGCATCCTGCCCAAGGCCGCCCTTTTGGAGGTGGAGCGCCACCCGGGGCCCGGGGGGCTTCCCCCGGGGGTTTCCGGGAAGGTGGTGGCCCTGCTCTCCGGGGGGATTGACTCCCCCGTGGCCGCCTACCGCCTCATGCGCCGGGGGGCGGAGGTGGTCCTGGTCCACTTCCACCCCTTCCCCCTCCTCACGGGCCAAAGCCGGGAGAAGGCCAAGGCCATCGCCGAGCGCCTGGCCCGCTTCCAGCACCAGCTCACCCTCCACCTGGTGCCCTTCAGCGAGGTGCAACGGCAGATCATCCTCGAGGCGCCCAAGGCCTACCGGGTGGTCCTCTACCGCCGCTACATGCTCCGCATCGCCGAGGCCATCGCCAAGGAGGAAGGGGCCCTGGCCCTTTGCACGGGGGACAGCCTGGGCCAGGTGGCCTCGCAGACCCTGGAGAATCTCCATGCGGTCAACCAAGCCGCCACCCTTCCCGTCTTCCGCCCCCTGATCGGCCTGGACAAGGTGGAGATCAAGGCGGAGGCGGAGCGCATCGGCACCTACCCCATCTCCATCCTCCCCGACGAGGAGTGCTGCACCCTCTTCGCCCCCAAGCACCCCGTGACCCGGGCCCAGCTTTCCGTGGTGCTGGAGGCGGAAGGCCGCCTGCAAACCCCTGAGCTCATCGCCTTGGCCCTAAGGGGCCGGGAGGTGGTGCGCTACACCTGGCCGGGGCGAAAACCCCTACCAAGGGCCCAAGAAGAGGCCCCTATAATGGGGCATGGACCTCTTGACGGCTAA
- a CDS encoding NUDIX hydrolase: protein MLTAKPLKRAVALAAWSDKGLLLVKRPEEDPEFGGAWGLPAVSLEEREGVEEGALRVGREKLGSLVEVLQPVAFGVEERAAYTLKLWVVEAKLLSEPLLPEPQPGKTYYRAYRFGTPQNLKEAAKGGSLCSRLYLAVKGLCP, encoded by the coding sequence GTGCTGACGGCCAAGCCCCTCAAGCGCGCGGTGGCCCTGGCCGCCTGGTCCGATAAGGGGCTCCTATTGGTGAAGCGCCCCGAGGAGGACCCCGAGTTCGGGGGCGCCTGGGGTCTTCCCGCCGTAAGCCTGGAGGAAAGGGAGGGGGTGGAGGAAGGGGCTTTACGGGTGGGCCGGGAGAAGCTGGGCTCCCTCGTGGAGGTTCTCCAGCCCGTGGCCTTTGGGGTGGAGGAGCGGGCGGCCTACACCCTAAAGCTTTGGGTGGTGGAGGCCAAGCTCCTTTCCGAACCCCTCCTCCCCGAGCCCCAGCCCGGCAAAACCTACTACCGGGCCTACCGTTTCGGTACCCCTCAAAACCTCAAGGAGGCCGCCAAGGGAGGCTCCTTGTGTAGCCGCCTCTACCTAGCGGTGAAGGGGCTATGCCCTTAG